The Sulfurimonas sp. HSL-1716 sequence ACGTCCTGAAGACGAAGCGGCATCAGTTTGCCTCCCATGAAAAAGCTGTACTGTTTTTCGATAAGCACCAAAGCGATGTTATAAAGCGTCGCTTTTCGAAGGTCTAGCAGTTTCACAAGCTCTCTTGCCTCTTTGAACTTCTGTTTTGCGAAGTTGTCGTATTTGTCTATCTGGTTGACTATGAGATCGGGATAAAACGCATGGTTGATGCGAATGACAAACTCATCGCCCTTTGACTCGATGAACATGTCCGGCAGAATGTTCTCTTCAGCTTCCATGTAGGCGATCGCCGGAGGATTGTTGAGTTTTTTTATCATCTCTTTTGCGTCGTGTATGCGCGGATGGTTTATGAACTTCTCCATCTTGTCAAACTGCGTGATCATAGCACTGAGCAGGATGCTAAGCTCATCATCAAGATCATAGTCGCCCAGCTGAAACAAAAACGACTCTTTGTAATCGACCGCACCCACGCCGACAGGTTCCAGATAGGCAAAACGCTGACGGACCTGCTCTACTTTGTAGGCGTCTACGCCGCACTGAAGAGCTATCTCTTTGACATCTCCCTCGAAGTACCCTTCGTCGTTTATATAGTAGATGATCTGTTTTGCTATCTTTTGCGATATGGGCGTAGGGAAAAGCGGAGCGCTTATCTGGTTGTCAAGTTTCTCATAAAGCGACTCCGTCGCCACGCTCATCCACTCTATCTCGTCGCTTGCCGTGTTTGATACTCTGTTTTGGTACTCCATAAAAGCGGTGTGAGATCTGTTGCTGGAACTCTCTGAAACCTCAAAACCCGATTGTACTTCCAGACACGGGTTTTCATTTGTGATGACCTGCAGATGTTTGTCCAGGTCACTCAAAGAACATTGTAAAAGAGGCAGCCAGGTCTGCATGGAAAGTCTAGGCAGTTGTTTTTGTTTTAAGGAAAATTGCTGTTTCATTTTATCTTCTTTTTACGCTGTAATCTATATAGATTATACTCTCATGTTGTATTTTATATACAAATAAGTGTTCTTTTTTTATACAGTTTGCAATTTTTGTTCTAGATACTTAATGAAAGAGATAAAAGAACATCGCCACGAGGAAGGCGATGCGGATCTTTAGTATTTGAGGCGTACAAGACCGTTTGGTTCGACGATCTTCATCTGGCAGGAGAGGCGTGCTTTTGGGTTTGTTTCGTTGAGCATCTTCATGACGGCTTTTTCTTTGTCCGTCACGTCGCTTAGATACTCCATGCCCGATTCTATGGTAACGATGCAGGTACCGCATTCACCGTCACGGCATCCAAACGGCAGCGCGCTTCCGGATGCTTCTACGATGTCTTGGATCGTTTTGCCCGGTCTTACGTTGATCGCCAAGAAGTCATTTATTATTTCTACACGTGTTGTCATTCATTTTTCCTTCGATATAGTGTCAATTCGCAAAAAGTTAGTTCGGTTCTCCTTCTTTTTGGGATTGCGAGAACAAGCTCTCTTTGGCTTTGTTCTCTCTGTGTTCACGGAGCCATCTCAGCTCCTCTTGTACTTCATCGTATCCGTCCAGATCGTCAATGGCTTCGAGTTCGGCTTCGCGGCAGCCGTAAGTATGCCCCTCTTCTATAAAATGGACTTCATATATGCGTATGACCTGAAGCCAGTCGCCGATATACTTGATATACCCCTCGGCTCCCGGCTGTACCAAAACAGCATCGGGCGCTTCAAAAGGATTCGATCCGTCGTTTCTGACGGGCTTGGTTATGCGTACCCGCTGTCCCAAACGAAAAACGGGAAGGATCTCGTCTTTAGTTGAAGCTGAGATTTGATTGGCTTGTGCATGCGTGAACGCCATGGCTTACCTCCTCGATATCGTTACAGCTCATAGATGTAGAACATGTGCTGCAGGCGCTAGGTTTGCAAAACGTGTCCCATATTTCCGCAGCAGAGGGGGAGTAGCCGTTTTCAAAGTTCTTGTACACGCTGATCAGAGCGAACTTATAATACTCAAGTGTTTTTTCATCACTTCCCAGATCATTCTCTTTGGCTTTGTTTATCATCTCTCCGTATTTTTTCATGATATGAAATCTTTTTACGTAAACCAAACGCTCATCGTACTCAAGGTCGAAAAAGTCAAAAAAATCTTCCGTATCGCTTAGCGATTCAAATTCCTGAAGTCTGCTCATAATCAATTCCTCATACTCATTTACAGGTATAGATGCAATTTCTACTCTTGTTTAAATACACAAACAACGACATTTATGTCGCTTTTTCTGCGTTTAGATTCCCATCTCCCGTTTGATCTGTGCTGCCCACTCCGCGATTCTTTTTGCCGTAAGCTCCTTTTGGTTTATATCGTCTATCGCAAGTCCGCAGAACTTTCCGCCTCTTTCAGCATACGAATATTTGTAAGAGTACCCACTCGTAGAGGTATGACCGAAATCGGTGTCTGCACCGAGATTGGAGAAGATATCTTTCATCTTTCCCAAAGCCGTGACAAACTCTTCAGGGTGGCTTTTTTGATCGCCCGCACCGAAAAATGCCGCTTTTTTGCCGCTGAAGTCAGGCTCCTCGTTTTGCATCTCGTAAAGCGGATCTACCCAGTCTCGCTGAGGATCGCCCTGTCCCCAAGTGGATGAACCGATGAGCAGAACGTCAAACTCTTCAAACTGCTCCAGATCATCGTAATCTTCTTCCATATTGATAAGTTCCGCATCCTCCAAGAGTCCCTCCAGCATCTGCGCCGCACTCAGTGTGACTCCGCCGCTGCTTCCTACAAATATGCCTACTTTTGCCATTTTTATCTCCTTATATACATGGTTTAAATTTATTGTAGATCTCAAATGAAGCGTTTAAATACTTCTCGCCCTCTTCGTAGAGCTTTTCCAAAGTCCTGAAACTAAAACGGTGAGCGTCTTTGAAATATTTATCCACCAGCACTATTTTGTCTGCTATGACGATACAGCGTCCGAATCCTTCATGACTCATCTCCATCACGACATTGCACATGACTCCCGTTTTGCGTTCGAACTGAAGCGCGACGGCTTTAAATATCATCTTGATCTCGCCGATAAGCATCTCGTCTATATCAGCGATGATGGGGATCTGTTTGAGATCCTCTTTTGTCTTGACATATTTTTTAGCGAGCAGCTCCTCGTCGCTCATTTTTGCCCAGCTGCCAAACTGATCCGTCGCTCTTAGCTGACGTATCAGCTCCTGTGTAAACGCATTAAACTCCATTACTTCACTCATCTTTTTCTCCTTATTCTACCGTCCAGCGCTCCAGGCGCGGGTCGTTTTTTGTCTGTATGTTCATAGCTTTTTTAACCCAAGGCGGAGGATTGTTCTTTAGCATGACGACCAGCTCTTTTAAAATATCTTCGATCGCTCGGGGTTCTTGAACTTTCATTGGGTTTATGCCGCTGCGGATCACTTTGGCCGCCGCCGTTCCGCCGATGGATTCGCAGTACATGATGTTGATCCCTTTGAGCGCTTTGACCTTAAAATCGGTCTTGTCGTCGCCCTCCATATCTTCCGTGTCCGTTTTGACGACTTCGCTCAGCTCAAAACCCTCTTTTGAGACTTTATAGACGACGAACTCTTTGGCACCGCCGAAGTGCGCGTTGACACTCTGCATATCTTTTGTGGCAAATGCCACTTTTATCGCGTTTTCTAAAGGACTGCTTCCCTCGACAGTTATTTTTGTACTTTCACCCATGATGCTTTACCTTTTTATTTAATTTAATCGCAATCCGAGCAAAGCCCGGCTTACTTTCGCTAGCCGCTAAGGCACTGAAGCTTGACTCTTTCGAGTCAGAACTATTATGTATAATGCTTCACTTCACGAAGTTTATTTGCAACTTCAAAAAGAAAATAGGTGCTTCCTTCATAAAGCTGATCGTTTTTAAGCTGGTTGCCCAGCTCTTCATAGTTTGGAAACCCTCTTAGGATCAAACCCGTGTGTTTTTTTTGTGAGTGCAATATCCGTTCTGCATGAAAGTTGCCGATGACGAGGTCGGCGTCTTTAAAGTATTCTTGTGCGTCTTCAAGGTCGCCGACAAAGACGTTTTTTGCTTTTATCGTTTTTAAAACCGGACTGTAAACGGTCGCAATCACCGCGTTTACGGTGCCTCCTGCGCTTTGAAGCGTTTCGCATATGCCCGCGCACATATCGGGCTCGCCGGTGATGACGAAAGTTGACGAGCCGATGAGAAAATGGCTGTCGAGCATAGCATCTTGAAGTCTTCCTCTCCAGCGTTTTAACAGCGGAGTCGGATCGATCTGTCTGATTTTCATCAATGAAGCGACAAAATTGTCGTTCATAGAGAGTCCCATGAGATGATCGAAATGCAGATGCGTTATGTTCGGATTCTTTTTTAAAAGTGCTTCGGCAGCGATCTTCATCGAACTGCCCAGAGTGATGACGGTCGAACAACTTGCAAGCTCTCTGATATCCTCAATACCGATAGCACCCGTGCCGAGTTTTCCCTGCCCATCGCTGAGACAGCCGTCAAGAGAAGTGGACAGATCGGGAAGAGCCAGGGTATGAAAACCGAAACTTTCACAGCACTCTTTTACTTTTTCTATTTCCGCCGGCTGTATGCTTACATGCGGAAGCAGCAGAAGCTTGTTTGGTTTTACATCCTCTACAGCCACTGTGTGCTGCTGTATCAGCGCCTTTGCAGTAAGAGCCCATCCGCTCTCCATACCGCCTTCAAAATCAGGTGTGTTCACATAGCAGTAGGGTATCTCCACATGCGTGCCTATGCTTCTTACGTCATCGCCTTTTGTCTCCGTGAGCCCCGTCGTATGCAGCCCGATAAGTTCAGGCTTCATGGAAGAGTTCTTTTGGGTGATGTTCTCGATCGACATCAAAACGGAATAATCTCCGCCGTCTAAAACCGCCGTTATGTCACTTACGGATGTATTGTACATGGCGATGGGTTCGTTAAAATGGCGTGTAAAGAATACCTTTGTGTACGAGGCGCATCCTTGCGATGCATGCATCAGCGGAAGGCAGTTCCTTATCCCCATAAATGCAAGTGCCGCACCCATAGGCTGAGAGTGTTTTATAGGGTTTACCTGAAGCGGTTTGTGTTCGTGTCTGCTTAGCTCTATATTTTTTTGTGCTTCCATCATTCGGCCTCCCACGGCGCTTTTTTAGATACGTTTGCAAAGACCGGGTTGTTAAACGCATGTTTGAGGTCCTCTGCAAGATTGAGCAGTCCGCCGTAACCGCCGTAGCTCACTTTTTTCTCCTGATTCACGTCGATGAACGATATCTTTTTCTTGATGGCGGTGTAGAGGCTTCGGCCTCCCGCAAGCAGTATGTGCGCACCTCTTTCATCAATCGCTTTTGCCTGTTCGCTTGCGGGGGCTTTCATGAGCAGTCCGTTCTCGCCGAGGTACTCTCTTGCTTTTGCGATGTCGTCTTCGGTGGATTTGCGGATGGAAGTGGCTACCACTTCTATGCCGAGGTCTTGAAGTCCCGATGCGATGGACCAAGCCTTGTTTCCACCCGTATTGAGCACCGCTTTTTTACCTGCAAAAAGTGCCTTGTACTCCTGCAAAGCCTCTTCAAGTTTCGCCTCTTCTTGGGCTATCACCTCTTTTGCTTTTTTGATGAGCGCCTCATCACCCAGAGCTTTTACTATCTCCATGATCGCAAAGGTCGTATCGCGTTTTCCGTAGAACGATACGGATACCCAAGGGATACCGTAGTTTTCCTGCATCTTTCTGCAAAGCGTGATAAGCGATTTCGCACAGACGATGACATTGAGTTTCGCACGGTGCGCACACCTTATGTCTCCCACGCGTCCGTCACCGCTGAGCGAGCTGAGCACCCTGATGCCTATCTTTTCAAAGATGGGAAGATACTGCCACATGTCGCCCGTTACGTTGTAATCTCCTATGAGGTTGATGTCATAGGGCGTCGTAAATTCCGGTTCTTTCGTGCCTATGAGATTTTCGAGTACCGCTTCGCCCGCAAGACGCGAACCGAGGTTCTTTCCGCCTACAAAACCGGGTGCATGCACGGGAACTACGGGGATGCCGTGCTTCTCGCTTGCCAGTTTGCATGTCATATCGATATCATCGCCCACCAGCGCGGTCACACAAGTGGAGTAGACAAAGACCGCTTCTGGTTTGTAGTTTTGCATAATATAGTCGATGGAATCGGCGAGTCTTTTATCACCTCCGAATATAACGTCGTTTGTAGTGATGCCCGTGGTAAAACCCATCACGGTATGGTCGCGCCCCTCATAAGAGGTAAGCGTCTCCCTCGTCTCCCATGAAGCTCCCAGACAGGTCTGAGGGCCGTGGACTAAGTGGATTGCATCGGCGTAGGGAAAAAGGGAGATCTGCGCACCGTCAAATGCGCATCCTCCCGCTGCGAGTCCCGGCTTTGGTTTGTCGCAGCCTTCACCCTTTTTTTTATCTTTGTTGTGCGAGCAGGCACTTTCGTTCATCAGCTCTTTTATCTTTGCACGGTTGACCATAAAACACTCCTTTGGAGTCAATTACTTCACCTTGTGCAACTTTTGTTCGAGATGCAAGTACTTGGTATGCAATATGCATCCGGTATAATAAAAAGAGAACACCATGAACGAAGACCTGCATGTGAACATACCCCTTATGGATGAAAAGCATGAGGAGTTCTTAACGCTCCTCTCAAATATCCGCTCCTGCGAAAAAAATGAGTTTCTGCCTCTTTTTAAAGAGATGATCGAGCATACGAAAGAACACTTTGCTTTTGAAGAGGAGTTGATGAAGAAGTATGAGTTCTATGCAAAAGGGGAGCATCTCGACGAACACAAGAACCTGCTTGGCGAGATGGAGTATTTTTATGAGAAGGCGCAGAAACTGCCTGTGTTTGGAAAATCCTACATAGACGACTACGCATACGACAAGTTCAGACGCCACATCATCAACATCGACTCGCAGCTTGCGATGTTCTTTAAAGAGAGAGGCATAGAGTTATGAAAAGCTGGTCTGAGAATTGCATCTTTTTTTTATATGATCTCATAAAGGAATCTCTTTGAGTAAAAAAGACAGGTATATCACATTTGAAAACATCGACTGCTATAACGACGCCAAAGCGGTCTTGGACGCCATGTACGAGCTTTTTTCGCTAAAGCCAGAATCTAAAAACGAGTTTTGGGAAAGGTTTGAGACGAAACTGCCGCAAGACTATGCGAACAACCCGCTTGACGATCTGGGCAGGGACACACTTTATCAGGTCTGCTCGAACGTATTTTACATCGAAGAGCTTTTTGAGACATACGAGTTTGAAAAAGGATTGAGGTTTTTACAGACGGCGGAGTTCGACTGCTGTTAACAATAGGGGATCGTATGTAAACTTGTTTTTGTTTATCTATGATCCCGTCTTAGCGCATTTCAAGATCAGCTCCAGATGATCTCTTCGATCAACTCCGTGACCGTTTCGATACAATCATACTCTTCGTTATATTTCAGATGTTCCGCATCGCACTCGTCAAAGTGGTGTATGTAATGATTGAAACTAAAATCTTCGAACTCTATGATATCGCTTTCACACATCTTATCTCCTTTTTTGAGGGCGTCTGCCCTTTTCTAATAGGATATTTACATAAAGCGTTCCCTAAAGAACATAAGAAAATATGCAATTAACATACCAAAAATACAAAAACGCGACAAAATTGTCGTGTTTTAGGAGTTTATACGAAAGTTTTACTACTTATGCCGTGAGCATCGCCGACAGCTTTGTTGTAGAGTACGCCGTCATACGTGTTGAGCGAACTTATCATCACGGGCACTTCTTTGCAGACGTTTTGTGCTCCATAGCGGGCCAACGCCTTTACATACTTCAGCGTCGCATTTGTGAGTGCGTATGTCGATGTGTGCGGGTAGGCTCCTGGCATATTGCTCACGCAGTAATGCACGATTCCCTCTTTTATGAATGTCGGATGAGTGTGGGTAGTGGGATGAGAAGTCTCGAAGCATCCGCCCTGATCTATCGAAACATCGACAAGGACGCTGCCTTTTTTCATAAGACAGAGCATCTCTTTTGTGATAAGCTTGGGTGTTTTTGCACCGTGGATAAGTACTGTTCCCACGACAATGTCGCAATGAGGCAGCAGATCTTTGATGGTCTGATGCGAACTGTAAAGCGTAGCGACGTTGGAGGGCATTACGTCATTTAGATAATGCAGACGTTCCATGTTTATGTCTACGATGGTCACATCAGCACCCAAACCAGCGGCAACCTCGGCAGCGGCTTTTCCAGCGACGCCTCCGCCGAGTATCATCACTTTGGCTTTATGCGTTCCAACAACCCCGCCTGCAAGCAGACCGCTGCCGCCGTGATACTTTCCGAGATGCACGCTTCCCATGAGAGAGGCCATCTTCCCAGCCACTTCGCTCATCGGCTCCAGCAGCGGCAGATTCCCGTTTACCTCCAGTGTTTCGTACGAAAAAGCTCTTATCTTTTTCTCCAGCAAGAACTCCGTCTGCACTCTGTCCGCCGCCAGATGAAGATATGTGAAAAGTATCTGTTTTTCTTTAAAAAGACCGTACTCCGAAGGAATCGGCTCTTTTACTTTGACTATCATGTCCGCCGACCTGAAAAGCTCTGCGGCGTCACTTAAAAGCACCGCTCCCGCTTTTTCATACTCCGCGTCGCTAAAACCGCTTCCTTCGCCGGCACCGTTTTGGACATAAAGAGTATGCCCCTCTTTAATGAGTTCTGCCGCGCCCGCAGGCGTAACCGACACGCGGTACTCATCCGTTTTTATCTCTTTTGGTACACCGATAATCATCTTTTTTCTCCTGCTGCAACGGCAAAATCATCATCAATCTCGACTACTTTTAGTCCACGCATGCTTTTTATACTTCTATGATATTGCATTATCTTGCCTTTTTTATTTTAAGATTTCTATTAACTCATCTTGTTAAGCCGTACATTGAAAAGTTAATCTAAAACTTTCATCCTCTCCTAAAGCATCTGTGATTACAATGTAAAAAGTCCTTATTCTCTTTTCAAGGAGAGGCCATGTCCCATTTTAAAAGTATCTTGTGCGATATAGGCGGCGTTCTTTACGTCGGTAACATCCCCATAAAAGGAGCGATCGAAGCAGTCGCCAACATCAAAAAGCATTACCCCGTCCGTTTTTTGACAAATACGACGCAAAAAAGCGGCAGACAACTGGCAGCATCCCTGCAAAAGATGGGTTTTGATATCACGCAAGAGGAGATCATCACGGCACTGGACGTGACAAAGATGTACCTCCAAGAGAAAAAAGCGGGAGCCTACTATCTTTTGACAGACGATGCCAAGGCCTTCTTTGACGATCTAGTTTTTACCGACATACGATATGTCGTCGTAGGCGATGCGCAGAAAAATTTCAGCTACGAAAACCTCAACACCGCATTTAGCTATCTTCACTCGGGAGCAACCCTCCTTGCCGCTGCAAAAAACCGCTACTTTAAAGATACGAACGAAAAGCTTAGCATGGATGCGGGAGGATTTGTGAAGGCCCTCGAATATGCAGCGCAAACAAAGGCAAAGATCATCGGCAAACCAAGCAAGGAGTTTTACCACCTAGCCTGCGAGATACTTTCCTGCAAACCTAGGGACTGTATCATGATAGGCGATGACATAGAAAGCGACATAGGCGGAGCAAAAGATGCGGGACTGCAAACGGCTCTTGTAAAAACGGGAAAATTCAGAGATCAAGACCTGCAAACGGGTATAAAAGCAGATATAATCATCGATTCCATCGCGGATTTTATACCTAGAGTATAATTTTTACAGTCTTAAATCATGTACATTCAAAATTTGTTTTATAGCTTTTTTTTCACTTTCGGAAATTTTATTGTTAGTAAGGTCGAGTATGCTCAAGAACTCTAAATGCGGTATACAGGTTGGCAAAGTTGAAATATTATTTTTATTTAAATACAGCGAACTTAAAG is a genomic window containing:
- the rpoN gene encoding RNA polymerase factor sigma-54 yields the protein MKQQFSLKQKQLPRLSMQTWLPLLQCSLSDLDKHLQVITNENPCLEVQSGFEVSESSSNRSHTAFMEYQNRVSNTASDEIEWMSVATESLYEKLDNQISAPLFPTPISQKIAKQIIYYINDEGYFEGDVKEIALQCGVDAYKVEQVRQRFAYLEPVGVGAVDYKESFLFQLGDYDLDDELSILLSAMITQFDKMEKFINHPRIHDAKEMIKKLNNPPAIAYMEAEENILPDMFIESKGDEFVIRINHAFYPDLIVNQIDKYDNFAKQKFKEARELVKLLDLRKATLYNIALVLIEKQYSFFMGGKLMPLRLQDVADELGFNESTVSRAISDKYLECSRGVFAFKDFFSNAIDNVSTSEIKSFLKRLVECEEKENPLSDKHLHEEIEKRFHIKMVRRSIAKYRQELDIPAFKERQFLYKLATL
- a CDS encoding 2Fe-2S iron-sulfur cluster binding domain-containing protein, yielding MTTRVEIINDFLAINVRPGKTIQDIVEASGSALPFGCRDGECGTCIVTIESGMEYLSDVTDKEKAVMKMLNETNPKARLSCQMKIVEPNGLVRLKY
- a CDS encoding nitrogen fixation protein NifZ produces the protein MAFTHAQANQISASTKDEILPVFRLGQRVRITKPVRNDGSNPFEAPDAVLVQPGAEGYIKYIGDWLQVIRIYEVHFIEEGHTYGCREAELEAIDDLDGYDEVQEELRWLREHRENKAKESLFSQSQKEGEPN
- a CDS encoding nitrogenase-stabilizing/protective protein NifW, whose translation is MSRLQEFESLSDTEDFFDFFDLEYDERLVYVKRFHIMKKYGEMINKAKENDLGSDEKTLEYYKFALISVYKNFENGYSPSAAEIWDTFCKPSACSTCSTSMSCNDIEEVSHGVHACTSQSNLSFN
- a CDS encoding flavodoxin domain-containing protein yields the protein MAKVGIFVGSSGGVTLSAAQMLEGLLEDAELINMEEDYDDLEQFEEFDVLLIGSSTWGQGDPQRDWVDPLYEMQNEEPDFSGKKAAFFGAGDQKSHPEEFVTALGKMKDIFSNLGADTDFGHTSTSGYSYKYSYAERGGKFCGLAIDDINQKELTAKRIAEWAAQIKREMGI
- a CDS encoding NifX-associated nitrogen fixation protein — its product is MSEVMEFNAFTQELIRQLRATDQFGSWAKMSDEELLAKKYVKTKEDLKQIPIIADIDEMLIGEIKMIFKAVALQFERKTGVMCNVVMEMSHEGFGRCIVIADKIVLVDKYFKDAHRFSFRTLEKLYEEGEKYLNASFEIYNKFKPCI
- the nifX gene encoding nitrogen fixation protein NifX, producing the protein MGESTKITVEGSSPLENAIKVAFATKDMQSVNAHFGGAKEFVVYKVSKEGFELSEVVKTDTEDMEGDDKTDFKVKALKGINIMYCESIGGTAAAKVIRSGINPMKVQEPRAIEDILKELVVMLKNNPPPWVKKAMNIQTKNDPRLERWTVE
- the nifN gene encoding nitrogenase iron-molybdenum cofactor biosynthesis protein NifN yields the protein MMEAQKNIELSRHEHKPLQVNPIKHSQPMGAALAFMGIRNCLPLMHASQGCASYTKVFFTRHFNEPIAMYNTSVSDITAVLDGGDYSVLMSIENITQKNSSMKPELIGLHTTGLTETKGDDVRSIGTHVEIPYCYVNTPDFEGGMESGWALTAKALIQQHTVAVEDVKPNKLLLLPHVSIQPAEIEKVKECCESFGFHTLALPDLSTSLDGCLSDGQGKLGTGAIGIEDIRELASCSTVITLGSSMKIAAEALLKKNPNITHLHFDHLMGLSMNDNFVASLMKIRQIDPTPLLKRWRGRLQDAMLDSHFLIGSSTFVITGEPDMCAGICETLQSAGGTVNAVIATVYSPVLKTIKAKNVFVGDLEDAQEYFKDADLVIGNFHAERILHSQKKHTGLILRGFPNYEELGNQLKNDQLYEGSTYFLFEVANKLREVKHYT
- the nifE gene encoding nitrogenase iron-molybdenum cofactor biosynthesis protein NifE, giving the protein MVNRAKIKELMNESACSHNKDKKKGEGCDKPKPGLAAGGCAFDGAQISLFPYADAIHLVHGPQTCLGASWETRETLTSYEGRDHTVMGFTTGITTNDVIFGGDKRLADSIDYIMQNYKPEAVFVYSTCVTALVGDDIDMTCKLASEKHGIPVVPVHAPGFVGGKNLGSRLAGEAVLENLIGTKEPEFTTPYDINLIGDYNVTGDMWQYLPIFEKIGIRVLSSLSGDGRVGDIRCAHRAKLNVIVCAKSLITLCRKMQENYGIPWVSVSFYGKRDTTFAIMEIVKALGDEALIKKAKEVIAQEEAKLEEALQEYKALFAGKKAVLNTGGNKAWSIASGLQDLGIEVVATSIRKSTEDDIAKAREYLGENGLLMKAPASEQAKAIDERGAHILLAGGRSLYTAIKKKISFIDVNQEKKVSYGGYGGLLNLAEDLKHAFNNPVFANVSKKAPWEAE
- a CDS encoding hemerythrin family protein, with amino-acid sequence MNEDLHVNIPLMDEKHEEFLTLLSNIRSCEKNEFLPLFKEMIEHTKEHFAFEEELMKKYEFYAKGEHLDEHKNLLGEMEYFYEKAQKLPVFGKSYIDDYAYDKFRRHIINIDSQLAMFFKERGIEL
- the cowN gene encoding N(2)-fixation sustaining protein CowN, producing MSKKDRYITFENIDCYNDAKAVLDAMYELFSLKPESKNEFWERFETKLPQDYANNPLDDLGRDTLYQVCSNVFYIEELFETYEFEKGLRFLQTAEFDCC
- the ald gene encoding alanine dehydrogenase yields the protein MIIGVPKEIKTDEYRVSVTPAGAAELIKEGHTLYVQNGAGEGSGFSDAEYEKAGAVLLSDAAELFRSADMIVKVKEPIPSEYGLFKEKQILFTYLHLAADRVQTEFLLEKKIRAFSYETLEVNGNLPLLEPMSEVAGKMASLMGSVHLGKYHGGSGLLAGGVVGTHKAKVMILGGGVAGKAAAEVAAGLGADVTIVDINMERLHYLNDVMPSNVATLYSSHQTIKDLLPHCDIVVGTVLIHGAKTPKLITKEMLCLMKKGSVLVDVSIDQGGCFETSHPTTHTHPTFIKEGIVHYCVSNMPGAYPHTSTYALTNATLKYVKALARYGAQNVCKEVPVMISSLNTYDGVLYNKAVGDAHGISSKTFV
- a CDS encoding TIGR01458 family HAD-type hydrolase, encoding MSHFKSILCDIGGVLYVGNIPIKGAIEAVANIKKHYPVRFLTNTTQKSGRQLAASLQKMGFDITQEEIITALDVTKMYLQEKKAGAYYLLTDDAKAFFDDLVFTDIRYVVVGDAQKNFSYENLNTAFSYLHSGATLLAAAKNRYFKDTNEKLSMDAGGFVKALEYAAQTKAKIIGKPSKEFYHLACEILSCKPRDCIMIGDDIESDIGGAKDAGLQTALVKTGKFRDQDLQTGIKADIIIDSIADFIPRV